A segment of the Campylobacter concisus genome:
GCAAATGTTTTTACTAATGGCAAGTGGGAGCAAATCAAAGACGAGCGAGGCGAAATTTATTACGACAATGATAATAACGCCGTAACAATAACCGAACTAGGGCAAGAAAAAGGGCTAAGCAAAGAGCCAAAGGTAGACGAGAAAGACGAGCAACTAGCTGAAATTGAAGCTGATATAAGTGAGTGCGAGAATCATATTAGGCATGCTTTGATTATCGGTAATAACGCCGTGCTTGAAAATTTAAGAGCGGAGTATAAGGAATTAATAATTCAAAGAGAGGAGCTGAAGTGAGAGTAAGAGTAAAAAGATGTGATGTGTGTGCGAGCAAGCTTAAAGATGGGAATTGCACTTGGAGCGAGTGCCCTAAGTGCCCTAAATATCAAAGCGAGGTAAAAGATGAAGCTAAACCAAAAGCAAAAACTACAAATTCTTAAAAATGTAGCTATTGAGTTACCTATCGAAATACTGCATTTTATCATAGTGCCTATCGCTTTACTAGCCTGCGATGAGAAAAGCGAGAATTTGCCTAAATGGGCGGCGTGGTTTGATGAGAACGACTATGGGATAAATGGCGATGATGGCTGGAAAAACGAGCATTCCCCAAACGGCAAAAATAAAACTTATTGGGCTAGACTTTGTTGGCTCTATCGCAATAGGATAGGAAACTTTAGCGCGAAGTATCTAGGCGTCAGGGTTGAAGACATAGATGCAAGCAGTGTTAAAAACGTAGGCGATACTCTAGCTACAGAAAACAAAGGAGTAAAAAGCACTCAGTGCCTAGTGACTTGCAGACTTAAAGATGGACGTGAGCGGTTTGGTTATTACAAAGAAATAAGATATGGCAAATCTAAGTTTTATTGCAGGATATATCTCGGCTGGAAGCTTATGGATATATGTGGAATGAATGAAGATAACAAAAACACATATCTTGAAGCAGATGACAAGAAAGTGCTTAAAAGTGTTTGGTGTGTAAATCCGTTTAAAATGGTTAAATAGCGAAGCTATCCATAAAGAATTTGGTAGCCATAGTTACCGTCTATTGACGGCTGTATTTTTATAAATTTTATCAAACAAAGGAGACTCAATGCAAAAGTACATAGGAATGAAAGAGATTAAAGCGATGCCAATGAATCGTGGAGAATACAACAAGCTACGTGGTTGGGAAGTGCCTACGGATGAAAATCCAAATGATGAGGGCTATCTCATAGAGTATGCTGATAGCAAGAAAAATCATCCAAATTTTGACGGCTACATCTCGTGGTCGCCTAAAAACCTTTTTGAAGCTGCCTATCAAAATATCTCTGACGGGTTTGATTTTGGCTCCGCAATACATTTTTTAAAACAGGGTAAAAAGGTAGCTCGCAAAGGTTGGAATGGTAAAGGGATATTTTTATTTTTAGTCGAAGTATCTAAATTTATAGCAAATTGCGAACCACTTTTATCTATCTTTGGTGAGGGGGAGGAGATTGATTGCTGCCCTCACATCGATATGAAGACGGCTGATGATAAGATCGTGCCGTGGCTTGCTAGCCAAACGGATGTTCTTGCTACTGACTGGGTGCTAGTAGAATGAATTTTTTAATCGCAAATAAACTTTGGCTAATCGTAATTGGCGGGTTAATAGGTGTAATGCTAGGACTTGGAGCTGAAATTTATAGTCTAAAAGGTGGCATTAAAGACGCTAAGGCTGAGCTAAAGGAAACACAAAACGAGCTGGCATTAAAAGAGGCAATTAGTGCGGTTGTAAAAGCAAACCTCGAGGCGTGTAACGTAAAGATCGAGCTGCAAAATGCTAAATTTAAAGAGCTTGAAATAAAAAAACCTGATGTAAAAAAGACACAAGAAAAAGCTAGGAGCAAATTTGATGGTATCAAGCCACTGGTTACGCAAAGCTGCGAAGAGAAGCTGGAGCGTTGCGAAAGGATATTTGATGAGCTGGCACGTTAAGATCACGCTTTTTCTTATCGCTATATTTTTATTTTCAGGTTGCGCGAGTAAAGAGCCACAAATTATTAAGCAAACAGAATATCAAGATGTATATATCACAGTATCTTGCGTTGACGAAATGCCACAAAAACCAGAGCGAGATAGGAGTGATCCAGATAATCAAAAAAAGATAGCAGAGTATTTTAAAGCCTGCGAAGATCTTCTAAGACAATGTGTGCATGCAAATGTTCCGCAACCTAAGCAAAAATGGGGAGGGGAGAAAAAATGAGTGAGATTAAGCTACTGCCAAAAGCAAAAAGCAAAATTAGGCGCTGTTTGGTGCTGTTACTTGGTGGTTTGTTTATGGTAGTGTTTAGTGTCGCCCTGTACCGCCTTTACGGCAATATTTTTTACAATGAAGAAATGAAGCTCACAGCGTTGGCCATCACTCAGGGTGTAGTAAATGTTCTATTGAGCCCGGCAAAGATAATTAGTATCTTTAGAGCATAGCCGTGGAATTACATTATTTATTTTATGTATTAATCATAGGTTGTGCAGGCTCTATCACCGCTTTTATAAAAAATGGTGGTGGAGGTATAAAAATTT
Coding sequences within it:
- a CDS encoding DUF2829 domain-containing protein, with the translated sequence MQKYIGMKEIKAMPMNRGEYNKLRGWEVPTDENPNDEGYLIEYADSKKNHPNFDGYISWSPKNLFEAAYQNISDGFDFGSAIHFLKQGKKVARKGWNGKGIFLFLVEVSKFIANCEPLLSIFGEGEEIDCCPHIDMKTADDKIVPWLASQTDVLATDWVLVE